The genome window CCACCACTGCAAACCTGTTAATGTTCCTATCATTAAAACCCTCGTGCATATACCTTTcgtaaataaattatacatTCCCATCTCTTTTGTTATATTAGACAAACTTTTCCCCTTGTTTTCTACCTTTCCTAATTGAGATATCATATTATCGGCAGGATGTGAAACTAGTGCACATATAATACCAGATAAATATCCTGACGCGAAAGTTATACCTAATTGTGTTGACTTAGAATAGCTATCCTTTGGTTGGGTAAATACATTATCATACATTAATTgaacaattttttcaaaaaaataaaatttagcCATAGTATATGGGATTTGACGACACCATAAAGGTGAAACACTACCAAATGGAAATTTTGTTTCGCTTCGGTTTTTTAACATAAACGAAAAAGATTCTGATAGTTTATTTGGAAATGTACCAGATTTACTTGTTTGCATTTTAACTTTAATCATTTCAAATggacataaaaatatatctgcTGCAAATTCTGCTGATGCTGATGCAAGTAGCCATGTTGCtcctttatatttatatgcatattctTCTCctaaataatttgaatacacatctttaaatatttcataaaaacCAAATTTGCATAAACCTTGAAGAGAATACCCTATAAATGTAGGAGTCCATCCTAATGATAAACTTTTAACTTTTTcctcttttattatttttcctacactttgaaataaatttttatatatatttggaTATGTTTGAATTCTACATTTTGTAACATCTAATGGGGTTATTAATGTATGTGTCAATCCACAAGACAATATCCCTCCAAACATGCATTTACTATAATACGACAAATTGTGTTCATGTGGATGCTTTATTCTAGTAACTGGGCTACTAAATCTCGAATCCCAATTATCTGATCCTTGCATTTTcacaaatatttaaaatctgatattaaaaattgtttcaaatataaatgagcatgataaataaatagtaaaataacGCAATTCTATCAATTTTttgcatacatatatacaaatattattttaaatattttatatatccccaaattgtataaaatttaatataattaaattaagcAATATAACTTATAATTACTTAGCacaatattaattataaagaCTTTGTGTTgcaatacatattttaaagtTTTTCACAAAACAAATTGCGCTTAACTAAATATtacattaatattttccatttatttaatcttcaaaataatacaaaataaacatatgtgcatatatatttatatgttcaTGTACTAATTTAaggtatatatttttttacattccCTTTGTCAACTATGTGTTTAcgtattttcaattttaattattccTTACCTTTATTATCTCTGTTATTAGTAATTTGTTGGTTaccatatattattaaggGCCATTTACTGttttaacatatttatatatttttttttatttgaatttttttttttacaaatatatttcacaTAAATTCATACAAATTTCAATTGGCTTTACCACTTCCTTCCGttatacttatttatttccgctgtatttttatataaaatgtatatatttttttaagtattcactatatttttttgttttattattttttttaatcacGCTAATAATGATGtgcacatatttttaaatatattcctGAGCATGGTATATTTTCTTAATCCatacaattatataaattacttttgtttaatacataatataaacaagatttaattatataaaaaattgcgAAGAAAAACTATTCTAAGCGTTGCAGGTTAATTGAAATTATGTACAAGGCCCCATTTTTATTGTGACATGACATTCAGgcatattttaaagaaaaatttcAACATTGCTCTAAAACTTAAACCCTTTCTCACATTTTTggtattacattttttaacaattcctaaataattcataatattttaatctatccatttttattccatAGTTTTAGTGGAAACTTGTGTAccatattttatgttattacattcaaaataaaaaaatgctaaACATTTCTTTAAATTATTCCAAAGTAATAATTTCCATccttaataatatatacaagtGAGGGGAATAAACaaacattattataaagtaaccaaatcatattatttttttcattatatacttatctctatattttctatcGAATTAATACAAGCTCCTTTTTTACATGTCCTCAAATTAAACCcaaacatataaaatgcatataatttgtGTGTACATTTTTACAATAAGTTCGACACCTTATGCGTGTTATTTAAAAAGATATAGAGActttatataaaactataatatgtctatatttaacaaattattttatagaaacttaaacaaataaatatgttattacgtattttaaataatttcaaattttattcataaaatttctttaatgttttattaaaaaatattaatatttttactattatttgaggcattaaaaaaaaactagaCACGGAATATTGCACACGGCTTAAACGGtactattatttattatcacGTTTATTCCTTGtcaaagaaaaatattataatataaaactgcacaaatatttgtaaaattaaGACTATAAGATACTACTTTTATAAGTATatgaattaataataatagttaaaaaaattaatataatcatAATTTCAGTGATATTGATAATAGTAGTAATAATAACGCTGGCAATGATAATTACAAACCTCTCTATTTTCTTAATCACAGTGCAGAGCATATAGATGGCAAAAATTAAGTTTCATGTTCTACctttaatttatcaaaaaaatataatccCGCATAAAATTGGCatcattataaatataatgtacatattttagcgtatatttcaaatatatataatcatatatctataatattttttctatcgctctcttttatttctttatatatgtattgtCTTGTGTGATCCTATATATACGCTAACATTATAAAACGGCACATCTATTCCCCACTACcaaaaatatgaatgatGATTTTGAATActttataaagaaaaaaatcatatCACTCTTGAGGATTcgagaaaatatttttagcGCCTGCATGCAACATGTTcgtatatatgtatatttatccATTTGTTTACTTATTTCGTAtttcttttctttcttATCCGCCTTTTCATATTGTAAAGCTAGTAACACTATTTTGAATGCACTCAATTTTTAGGGGAAAAATAAAGacgaattaaataatttttttttgacaTCACCTGTGCACACTGTCTTATTTTTCGTTCTTTACAAGTACACATACGGTATGaatctaaaaaataaaattttaataaaaaataaaaataacatatgTTAACAGAAAATCATGTTCCTTACTGAGCATCTCATTAtgtaacaatttttttctccCATTTTTAAAGATGATGAAACAGATGACCAAGCAGTTTTgggaaataatatttcccAGTCAGAGAAAAAAACAGACAAcaatatagaaaatgatgaaataaataaatctccagaaaataaaaaagatatagATAACCAAATCCTTTCCCATAATAGCACTGctgaaataataaataaccAAAATGacaaaagtaaaaaaactgaaaaaacaaatgaaaaggaatatatttctaaCGAGGaaataagaaataatacaaaCCAAAATGATAATCAAGAAGAAATTATACCCGAAATGGTTAATCATAATTATGAAGGAAAAGAAAATGTAGAAGAAAACACAAAAACAAAGCGCAACCACTATATACTAAAAATgagtataaataatataagcATTGATGATcatgaagaagaaaatttaCAATCCCTAAATATTCAAGCAATGactaacaaaaaaaatataactacctataagcatattatttactttttaaaaataaaaaatgataaaattcaAGAAAACTTAgatgaatattttaataataattacaCCTTTGGAAATTTAcatcataattatattaacaattttaaaacatatttcaaaaatttttttataccgttttttttgtccctagtaaaaaaaaatgatgcgTTTGAACATATTGGTAAAGAAATCGGacataatgaaaaaatggataatatattaattaaaatacaaaattttaaaaaaaatgaaatgttttacaacaaattatatagtCTAAATGAACTAAacgaaaataaatatttgaatatcatagaaaaggaaaaaCAAGAAAACCACCAATATGAACTTGAATGGCAATCTAATTATTCAGACATAATAACAAACCCACCAACTTTAGACACAAACGATTTTATGCATCAACAAAAAGATTTTTCTAATATAGACAATAAAGTTATCATAGTCAACAAAgattgtaaaaataaaaacattgaagaaataaatcaaCAAAATGAATTGATTCCTAATAATTACGATATTATAAGCAATTTACCTGAGTACATTGATGAGTTAAACTATAgggaaaatgaaaatgatataacagtagaaaaaaaagagaaattTATAcgaaacaaaaatattttaagcGCATTATACTACTTAATAAGCTACTATAACCAAATACTAAAAGTAGAGCAAATCCCATacaatgaaataaatacagACATAATAAAACTTAAAGATGATggtataaatatagataacTATTTAAGaacaatttataatttaataaaaaattttatgttaaaagaacaaaaaaattattacaaaaaaacaaatgacAAAACTCATCCTGGATATTGGAAGGGAAGATATCAAagaatttataattttcttgaaaaaattaatagtaaaaaatttgaaaaaattatagaaaatatcaaaggaaaagtatataatattgaatTGACTAATGAAATTAAATCTTTACtaaaagaaatagaaaatatcCATATGGAATCATTTGAAATGATTAAATTTAGTAAGCTCTTAGAAAATTCTTTTGAAACATTAAGACAtagtaatataaataaaatgcgAAATGGCATTAAATTAGTTATAcgtaaaattaaaaatatttggttaagttcaaattattttagaaaagaagaaataataatcgCATTTTTTCTCAAGTTATCAGAAATCatatttgaatttataCACTTTCTAGCTATTaaggtaaaaaaaataaataatcctaaaagtattaaaaaaaatatgtctAAATGCATAGACATTTTGAAGttttatgaaaaagaaTTTATTTACGCTAAACTAGACATTGAAATAATCgatattagaaaaaattggtattttgataaaaatcttatatttaaaaatataaggcATCTTCAACATGTTTTGGCAACACTACATACAGTCTATTcagaaataatatatttcactGATTTATGtttgttaaaattaaaaaaattagtaaataataaaaaaattatgaacagTATTATGGTAGAAGTTAACAAACTATATGAACCATTCAATGGTGtactaaaaaatatttatcaacACGATGATGAATCTATTATGCAGctaatgaaaaatttaaatgaacaatgtttaaatatagaaaagaaatgtatcaaaattattagtatgcaattttcaaatttaagAAATACTAAATCTACTTATTTATTAGTTGAAAAGttcaaaaatttaaaaaaaaattataaaatcgatagacttttaataaaaaaattatatgacatattatttctatACAAAAGAGAGttatacttatatataaatttatttaacaatatgtgtaataataaagatttagatatttataaaaggTTTCTTTTCTgtttaaacatatataaaaaaattaaaaagccAATCCTAATATTTAAgacaaataattatataacaaCATCAAAcgaatataaaattattgtcAAGTTATATATCAacttttgtaaaaaaatgttcTCTTATATtgtagaaaaatatattcaatggaaaaataattctttaTCACAAATGAATAAATTCTTATCCTCAAATATTATCactataaataaacaacttaattttttttatgtaataaattttgataGTAATTTCTTTAAGacattatatgaatatacatACATTGAATCAATATACGATTTTAATGCGCCtattgaaatattaaatatgtataagttaaaaaaaaaactgtATAAATATCTTTACGAGTTAGATGaaattatacttttttataaaaaatttacagAAAATACTTCAATCATTCAGCAAAaagtattaataaaatatttccaaGAATTTGAACAAAAattgatttatatttctaataatattaattggTTAAATCTAAATATATACCATTATATAAACGATCTAAATAATTGCAAAAATACTATCCAAAATGTCCATTTATCTTTATCCTATTCACTAAATAGTATagacaaaattatttttaatatgcaaaatattaatgtagtcaaatatatagaatGGGAAAATATGAACCCACTAAATATACAACCGttttttaactattttGAACAGTATagaataaatgaaataaaaaaagcggttgaaaaatataaagaaatttcacaaatattaataaaaatcgaacaaattatagaaaaaacaaaaaatggaaGAAGTGAAGTTATGGatgaattatat of Plasmodium berghei ANKA genome assembly, chromosome: 6 contains these proteins:
- a CDS encoding mitochondrial phosphate carrier protein, putative, with the protein product MQGSDNWDSRFSSPVTRIKHPHEHNLSYYSKCMFGGILSCGLTHTLITPLDVTKCRIQTYPNIYKNLFQSVGKIIKEEKVKSLSLGWTPTFIGYSLQGLCKFGFYEIFKDVYSNYLGEEYAYKYKGATWLLASASAEFAADIFLCPFEMIKVKMQTSKSGTFPNKLSESFSFMLKNRSETKFPFGSVSPLWCRQIPYTMAKFYFFEKIVQLMYDNVFTQPKDSYSKSTQLGITFASGYLSGIICALVSHPADNMISQLGKVENKGKSLSNITKEMGMYNLFTKGICTRVLMIGTLTGLQWWIYDTFKSVMGLGTSGSGSVAKK